The following coding sequences lie in one Streptomyces xiamenensis genomic window:
- a CDS encoding vitamin K epoxide reductase family protein: MTASAVDVERTQEPAQDAPGEVGAGRGFALLLVITGFMGLLAAWVITLDKFHLLEDPDFTPACSLNPIVSCGSIMESEQAKVFGFPNPMLGLVTYGAVIAIGMGLLAGARYRRWFWLGLQGGTLFGVAFCTWLQYQSLYEISALCLWCCLAWVATIFMFWYTTAHNIRHGIIPAPAGVKRTFEEFHWLFPLVHVAIIGMLILTRWWDFWTG; encoded by the coding sequence ATGACGGCATCGGCGGTAGACGTGGAACGGACCCAGGAGCCTGCTCAGGACGCGCCCGGGGAGGTGGGGGCGGGTCGCGGTTTCGCGCTGCTGCTGGTGATCACCGGCTTCATGGGCCTGCTGGCCGCCTGGGTGATCACCTTGGACAAGTTCCACCTGCTGGAGGACCCGGACTTCACCCCGGCCTGCAGCCTCAACCCGATCGTCTCCTGCGGCTCCATCATGGAGAGCGAGCAGGCCAAGGTCTTCGGATTCCCCAATCCGATGCTCGGGCTGGTCACCTACGGCGCGGTGATCGCGATCGGCATGGGGCTGCTGGCCGGGGCCCGTTACCGGCGCTGGTTCTGGCTGGGGCTGCAGGGCGGCACGCTCTTCGGCGTCGCCTTCTGCACCTGGCTCCAGTACCAGTCGCTGTACGAGATCAGCGCGCTGTGCCTGTGGTGCTGCCTGGCGTGGGTCGCGACCATCTTCATGTTCTGGTACACCACGGCGCACAACATCCGGCACGGGATCATCCCCGCGCCCGCCGGCGTGAAGCGCACCTTCGAGGAGTTCCACTGGCTGTTCCCGCTGGTGCACGTCGCGATCATCGGCATGCTGATCCTCACCCGCTGGTGGGACTTCTGGACCGGCTGA
- the hisS gene encoding histidine--tRNA ligase: MSTFSAPKGTYDLLPPDSAGYLAVREAMAAPLRRAGYGYVETPGFENVELFSRGVGESTDIVSKEMYTLTTKGGDHLALRPEGTASVLRAALQANLHRAGNLPVKLWYSGSFYRYERPQAGRYRHFSQVGAEAVGAEDPALDAELIIMAADAYRALGLTQVRLLLNSLGDAECRPAYRAALQEFLRALDLDEDTRARIEINPLRVLDDKRESVQRQLTGAPMMRDHLCTACEEYHERVRELLTAADIVFEDDPKLVRGLDYYTRTTFEFVHGGLGSQSALGGGGRYDGLSEMIGGPALPSVGWGLGVDRTVLALRAEGVELDLPAGTDVFAVPLGEEAARTLFSLVTTVRRAGIAADLAYGGKGLKAAMKAANRSGARYALVAGERDLAEGVIQLKDLASGEQRPVPADALVSELTRLLG; this comes from the coding sequence GTGAGCACCTTCTCCGCCCCCAAGGGCACCTACGACCTGCTGCCCCCCGACTCCGCCGGCTACCTCGCGGTCCGCGAGGCGATGGCCGCGCCGCTGCGCCGGGCCGGCTACGGCTATGTCGAGACCCCAGGATTCGAGAACGTCGAGCTGTTCTCCCGCGGGGTCGGTGAGTCCACCGACATCGTCAGCAAGGAGATGTACACCCTCACCACCAAGGGCGGCGACCACCTGGCGCTGCGCCCCGAGGGCACCGCGTCCGTGCTGCGCGCCGCGCTCCAGGCCAATCTGCACCGGGCCGGCAATCTGCCGGTCAAGCTCTGGTACTCCGGCTCCTTCTACCGCTACGAGCGCCCGCAGGCCGGCCGGTACCGGCACTTCTCCCAGGTCGGCGCCGAGGCGGTCGGCGCCGAGGACCCGGCGCTGGACGCCGAGCTGATCATCATGGCGGCGGACGCCTACCGGGCGCTCGGGCTGACCCAGGTGCGGCTGCTGCTGAACTCGCTGGGCGACGCCGAGTGCCGTCCCGCCTACCGGGCCGCGCTCCAGGAGTTCCTGCGCGCCCTGGACCTGGACGAGGACACCCGGGCCCGGATCGAGATCAACCCGCTGCGGGTACTGGACGACAAGCGGGAGTCCGTGCAGCGGCAGCTGACCGGGGCGCCGATGATGCGCGACCACCTGTGCACGGCGTGCGAGGAGTACCACGAGCGGGTCCGGGAGCTGCTGACCGCGGCGGACATCGTCTTCGAGGACGACCCCAAGCTGGTGCGCGGTCTCGACTACTACACCCGTACCACCTTCGAGTTCGTCCACGGCGGCCTGGGATCCCAGTCCGCGCTGGGCGGCGGCGGGCGCTACGACGGGCTCTCGGAGATGATCGGCGGCCCCGCGCTGCCCTCGGTCGGCTGGGGCCTGGGTGTGGACCGCACGGTGCTGGCCCTGCGCGCGGAGGGCGTGGAGCTGGACCTGCCCGCCGGCACCGACGTCTTCGCGGTGCCGCTGGGAGAGGAAGCGGCCCGCACGCTGTTCTCCCTGGTCACCACGGTGCGCCGGGCCGGGATCGCGGCGGACCTGGCGTACGGCGGCAAGGGGCTCAAGGCGGCCATGAAGGCGGCCAACCGCAGCGGTGCCAGGTACGCGCTGGTGGCGGGTGAGCGTGATCTGGCCGAGGGCGTGATCCAGCTGAAGGACCTCGCGAGCGGGGAGCAGCGGCCGGTACCCGCGGACGCGCTGGTCAGCGAGCTGACGCGACTGCTCGGCTGA
- a CDS encoding MBL fold metallo-hydrolase gives MLIAGFPAGAWGTNCYLVAPAAGEECVIIDPGHQAAEGVAATIERHRLKPVAVLLTHGHIDHVASVVPVCGAHDVPAWIHPRDRYMLADPEKALGRAIGQRLLGELTVGEPGDLRELTDGTAMELAGLEFGVAHAPGHTQGSVTFGMPETGDVPPVFFSGDLLFAGSIGRTDLPGGDHAEILRSLARVCLPLPDSTVVLSGHGPQTTIGTERATNPYLREVAAGQGTGDTPAPRRGM, from the coding sequence GTGCTCATCGCTGGCTTCCCCGCCGGGGCCTGGGGGACCAACTGCTATCTGGTCGCCCCCGCCGCCGGCGAGGAGTGCGTGATCATCGACCCCGGGCACCAGGCCGCCGAGGGAGTCGCCGCCACCATCGAGCGGCACCGGCTCAAGCCGGTCGCCGTGCTCCTCACCCACGGCCACATCGACCATGTCGCCTCGGTGGTGCCGGTGTGCGGCGCCCACGACGTGCCCGCCTGGATCCACCCCCGGGACCGCTACATGCTCGCGGACCCGGAGAAGGCCCTCGGCAGGGCCATCGGGCAGCGGCTGCTGGGCGAGCTGACCGTGGGGGAGCCCGGCGATCTGCGCGAGCTGACCGACGGCACGGCCATGGAGCTGGCCGGTCTGGAGTTCGGCGTCGCGCACGCCCCGGGCCATACCCAGGGGTCGGTGACCTTCGGGATGCCGGAGACGGGGGACGTCCCCCCGGTGTTCTTCTCCGGTGACCTGCTGTTCGCCGGCTCCATCGGACGCACCGATCTGCCCGGCGGCGACCACGCCGAGATCCTGCGCTCGCTGGCACGCGTGTGCCTGCCGCTGCCGGACTCCACGGTCGTCCTGTCCGGGCACGGCCCCCAGACCACCATCGGCACCGAGCGCGCCACCAACCCGTATCTGCGGGAGGTCGCCGCCGGCCAGGGCACCGGGGACACCCCGGCGCCGCGACGAGGAATGTGA
- a CDS encoding peptidylprolyl isomerase: MVSKEQRRKQLARAKWERQQQRRGERWRRTRRRKAVLAAVLVVLVAGGGTAVAMGVFSGDDDTTDAAAQDPLDQETEAPPAEDPCAAPAEGEPSQQQWDAEPELTVDTSAAHTMRLATTCGDIEIALDAEAAPRTVNSFAFLAGEGYLDHSPCHRLVTEGIHVLQCGDPTGTGAGGPGYNIPDENLDAPEVADGIYPAGTVAMANQYNPQEDSGRDSGGSQFFLVYEDSPLPPDYTPFGTVTGGLDVLETIVAAGSTTDPETGNTPPNATVVIDSATVEAG; the protein is encoded by the coding sequence GTGGTCAGCAAAGAGCAGCGGCGCAAGCAGCTCGCCCGGGCGAAGTGGGAACGCCAGCAGCAGCGCCGCGGGGAGCGGTGGCGCAGGACGCGGCGGCGCAAGGCCGTCCTCGCCGCCGTGCTGGTGGTACTGGTGGCGGGTGGCGGTACGGCGGTGGCCATGGGGGTGTTCTCCGGCGACGACGACACCACGGACGCGGCGGCCCAGGATCCGCTGGACCAGGAGACCGAGGCCCCGCCGGCGGAGGACCCCTGTGCGGCCCCCGCCGAGGGTGAGCCCTCGCAGCAGCAGTGGGACGCGGAGCCGGAGCTGACGGTGGACACGTCGGCGGCACACACCATGCGGCTGGCGACGACCTGTGGTGACATCGAGATCGCGCTGGACGCCGAGGCGGCCCCGCGCACGGTCAACTCCTTCGCGTTCCTCGCCGGGGAGGGCTATCTCGACCACAGCCCGTGCCACCGGCTGGTGACCGAGGGCATCCACGTGCTGCAGTGCGGCGACCCGACCGGTACCGGTGCGGGCGGCCCCGGCTACAACATCCCGGACGAGAACCTGGACGCCCCCGAGGTGGCGGACGGGATCTACCCGGCGGGCACGGTGGCGATGGCCAACCAGTACAACCCGCAGGAGGACAGCGGCCGGGACTCCGGCGGCAGCCAGTTCTTCCTGGTGTACGAGGACAGCCCGCTGCCGCCCGACTACACCCCGTTCGGTACGGTCACCGGCGGTCTCGACGTGCTGGAGACCATCGTGGCCGCGGGCAGCACGACCGACCCGGAGACCGGGAACACCCCGCCGAACGCCACTGTGGTGATCGACTCGGCGACGGTGGAGGCCGGCTGA
- a CDS encoding DUF349 domain-containing protein, translated as MYVRTADGEKTVGSWQAGSPAEALAYFERKYEGLVVEIDLLERRVRTTDLASKDAQTAIGHLREQVDAANVVGDLAALGRRLDQLGTVVEERRRERRAARAKQGEEARAAKEALVAEAEELAGSEQWRSAGERLRALVDTWKGLPRLDRKADDELWHRFSQARSAFSKRRKAHFASLDAQREETRRRKEKLIGEAEALSTSTDWGVTAARYRELMTEWKAAGRAHRDAEEDLWTRFRAAQDVFFQARSTVFAERDGEQRENLTRKEELATEAEKLLPITSVKAARAALRSIGERWEAIGHVPRDAKNAIEGRWHAVERAVAEAEESEWRRTNPEARARAAGLTGQLQDAVDKLRRQADQARAAGNTAKADKLERELAGRQALLDQALKGLAEFGG; from the coding sequence GTGTACGTCCGCACGGCCGACGGGGAGAAGACCGTCGGCTCGTGGCAGGCCGGTTCGCCGGCCGAGGCGCTCGCGTACTTCGAGCGCAAGTACGAGGGCCTGGTCGTGGAGATCGATCTCCTGGAGCGCCGGGTGCGCACCACCGATCTGGCGTCCAAGGACGCGCAGACGGCCATCGGTCATCTGCGCGAGCAGGTGGACGCGGCCAACGTCGTGGGCGATCTGGCGGCCCTGGGGCGCCGTCTGGACCAGCTGGGCACGGTGGTCGAGGAGCGCCGTCGCGAGCGCAGGGCGGCCCGCGCCAAGCAGGGCGAGGAGGCCAGGGCCGCCAAGGAGGCGCTGGTCGCCGAGGCCGAGGAGCTGGCGGGCAGCGAGCAGTGGCGGTCGGCCGGCGAACGGCTGCGGGCCCTGGTCGACACCTGGAAGGGCCTGCCGCGGCTGGATCGCAAGGCGGACGACGAGCTGTGGCACCGCTTCTCGCAGGCTCGTTCGGCGTTCTCCAAGCGCCGCAAGGCGCACTTCGCCTCGCTGGACGCGCAGCGCGAGGAGACCCGGCGCCGCAAGGAGAAGCTGATCGGCGAGGCGGAGGCGCTGTCCACGTCCACCGACTGGGGTGTGACGGCGGCCCGCTACCGGGAGCTGATGACCGAGTGGAAGGCCGCGGGCCGCGCGCACCGGGACGCCGAGGAGGATCTGTGGACCCGCTTCCGGGCCGCGCAGGATGTCTTCTTCCAGGCCAGGAGCACGGTCTTCGCCGAACGCGACGGTGAGCAGCGGGAGAACCTGACCCGCAAGGAGGAGCTCGCCACCGAGGCGGAGAAGCTCCTGCCGATCACCAGCGTGAAGGCCGCCCGGGCGGCGCTGCGCTCCATCGGGGAGCGCTGGGAGGCCATCGGCCACGTGCCACGGGACGCCAAGAACGCCATCGAGGGCCGCTGGCACGCGGTGGAGCGGGCCGTGGCGGAGGCCGAGGAGTCCGAGTGGCGGCGCACCAACCCGGAGGCGCGGGCGCGCGCGGCGGGGCTGACCGGCCAGTTGCAGGACGCGGTGGACAAGCTGCGCCGGCAGGCCGACCAGGCGCGCGCGGCGGGCAACACCGCCAAGGCGGACAAGCTGGAGCGGGAGCTGGCGGGCCGGCAGGCGCTGCTGGACCAGGCGTTGAAGGGCCTGGCCGAGTTCGGCGGCTGA